In Caldilineales bacterium, a single genomic region encodes these proteins:
- a CDS encoding haloacid dehalogenase: MNDLQLITDRIRREFEAKNAARDQALNRSRELIRFCSLSIRATHRHEFGEASDLLAQARALAGAMTADLRPYPDLLHAGYTEDALKEVAEAHIVYALVHHDPPPEPASLDIPAAAYLNGLAEAAGELRRFILDLDRQERLDEAETLFTVMDDIYTVLVTMDFPDAITNGLRRQTDMVRGVVERTRGDLTVARRQRKLEQALRDFEQNVVK; encoded by the coding sequence TTGAACGATCTCCAGCTCATCACCGACCGCATCCGCCGCGAGTTCGAGGCCAAGAACGCCGCCCGCGACCAGGCGCTCAACCGCTCGCGCGAGTTGATCCGTTTCTGCTCGCTCAGCATCCGCGCCACCCATCGCCACGAATTCGGCGAGGCCAGCGACCTGCTGGCCCAGGCCCGCGCCCTGGCCGGGGCCATGACCGCCGACCTGCGCCCCTATCCCGACCTGCTGCACGCCGGCTACACCGAGGACGCCCTGAAAGAAGTGGCCGAGGCGCACATCGTCTATGCCCTCGTCCACCATGACCCGCCCCCCGAACCGGCCAGCCTGGACATCCCGGCGGCGGCCTATCTCAACGGCCTGGCCGAAGCCGCCGGCGAGTTGCGCCGCTTCATCCTCGATCTCGATCGCCAGGAACGGCTGGACGAAGCCGAGACGCTATTCACGGTCATGGACGACATCTACACCGTGCTGGTGACGATGGACTTTCCCGACGCCATCACCAACGGCCTGCGCCGCCAGACCGACATGGTGCGCGGGGTGGTCGAGCGCACTCGCGGCGACCTGACCGTGGCCCGCCGCCAGCGCAAACTCGAACAAGCCCTGCGCGACTTCGAGCAAAACGTCGTGAAATAG